One genomic segment of Helianthus annuus cultivar XRQ/B chromosome 14, HanXRQr2.0-SUNRISE, whole genome shotgun sequence includes these proteins:
- the LOC110907727 gene encoding putative F-box/LRR-repeat protein 23, whose translation MVPSELILKQEKRNWLDLPSDVTFNILNRIGMVDILENAQKVCTAWRKICKDPAMWRVINMNDLQGTIAEVSAGKMCKNAVDRSQGQLVDITIVSTYDADLHLYVADRSSQLRRLEMAHQFFYGKLTTAALMKFPLLEELNLYKIEISKEEIETVGRYCPMLKTLKVNQRGWRLFNADEGSLTRYNEIAMAIGQNLLGIRHLELIGNKMTNVGLRVILDNCHHLETLDLRECFYIDLKGDPR comes from the exons ATGGTGCCATCAGAACTGATTCTGAAGCAAGAAAAAAGGAACTGGTTGGATCTCCCATCCGATGTTACATTCAATATACTTAACAGAATTGGTATGGTTGACATACTTGAGAATGCGCAGAAAGTGTGCACTGCTTGGCGTAAGATTTGCAAGGACCCTGCTATGTGGAGGGTCATCAATATGAACGACTTACAGGGAACAATTGCAGAAGTCTCAGCGGGTAAAATGTGTAAGAATGCTGTGGATAGAAGCCAAGGCCAGTTAGTTGATATCACCATTGTTTCTACTTATGATGCTGATCTTCATCTATATGTTGCTGATAG ATCAAGTCAGCTCAGACGGCTTGAAATGGCACATCAATTCTTCTATGGAAAGTTGACTACAGCTGCTTTGATGAAATTTCCATTGTTGGAGGAACTAAACCTTTACAAGATAGAAATCTCAAAAGAAGAGATTGAAACTGTTGGCCGTTATTGCCCCATGCTAAAAACACTCAAAGTGAATCAAAGAGGATGGAGATTGTTTAATGCTGATGAAGGATCTTTAACGAGATATAATGAGATAGCCATGGCTATTGGACAAAACTTGCTAGGGATAAGGCACCTTGAACTCATTGGAAACAAGATGACGAATGTTGGGTTGCGTGTGATTCTCGATAACTGTCATCACCTTGAAACACTTGACTTGCGTGAATGCTTTTACATTGATCTTAAGGGAGATCCTAGGTAA